The Fundidesulfovibrio terrae genomic sequence AGGCGCATGGCCTCGGCGAAATCGCGGCCTTCGATGTTCTCGATCATGCGCCCGAGCAGGCTGAAGGCCACGTTGGAGTAGCGCCACTCGGTAGCCGGGGGGCTGGCCATGGACTCTCGCGCAAGCGTCGGGATGTACGCGGCGAGGGTCATGGGGTGCTCGGCCCACATGCCGGCCACCACGTCCGTGGGCAGCCCGGAATGGTGGCTCATGATCATGCGCGGCGTGATGGGGGGCGTGTCCGCGAACCTGTTGCGGATGGAGAATTCAGGCACGTGCGCGCGCACGTCGTCGTCCAGCCCCAGGCGCCCGGCCTGGACCAGTTGCAGGACATGCATCGACGTGACCACCTTGGAGATGGACCCGGCGCGGTAGACCGTGTCCGGACCGGCCGGGACCTTCGCGGCCTCGTCGGCGTAGCCGAATCCCTGCGACCAGACCACCCGCTGGCCGTCCACCACGGCGATGGACAGGCCCTTGACCGAGTTGAGCGACATTTCCTTGCGGATGTATGTGGGAAGCTGGGTCTTCATGGCGGAGTATGCGTCGGGAGAGGGCGTGGCCGCCGGGCAGAGGGACGCCGTCAGGAAAACGACGGCCAGGGCGAGGATGACGGTTCGCATGGGAAGAAGCCTCCGGCGGCCAAAGGGTTATCTCGGGTCGTCCTGGCCCTCGCCCAGCGCGCTCTGCACGCCCTCCCTTCGCGCCTGTGGGGCAGCCCGGAGAGGCGCCACGCACTGCGAGAACGGCCCGGGTGCGCGCATCATACACCAATCGGGGGGCGCGGAAAACAAAAACGCCCGGCCGTTGCGCAGCCGGGCGTTTCGTGTCCTGGAGGAGGGGAGGCTATTGCCCAGCCGGTGCCGGCGTCAGGGACTTCTTCAGCTCCTTGTCCAACCTGCGCACGGTGAAACTGAGCGTCTGGTCCATGTTGTTCTTGAGGTAACTGGCCAGGTCGTCGTCGGAAACGAAGGGGCCGTCATTATAGCCGACGATGATGTCCCCGGCGATGAATCCGGCGGTTTCGGCGGCTGACCCGTCACGCACGGCCCGGACCAGGACACCTTTTTCGATGTTGAGCTTGAGCTTGGTCTCGTCAGGGATCTTGCTCGGAAGTATTCCGATCCGGGAGGGCCTCATCCTGGCCCAGAACGAGGCTATGAAATCATGCATCCGTTGTTGGTACGGCATCAAGGTCGTCGTCGTATAGTCGGGGGTTTGGACCGTTGTCGTGCTGTTGTACCCGTAGGTAGAATTTCTGCTTCCAATCTGGGTATTGTTTTTGTTGTAATACGTAGAATTTCCCGTGGCAGATCCAGTCGTATTCAGGGTAAACTGTTGTCCCTGATGGTAGTCCGTAATAGGGATGTAGCCGTTTTCGGTGTGGGTGTACTGTTTCTGCACCAGCGCCAAGCACGCTTTGACTTGCTTGGCTTGGTTTTCAAGGTAGAACATAGGAGCCTGGTCGATGTTGAAGGCTGAATAACCGATCAGCATATAGCCTTTCTTGAACATTTCCGCCTGGAGATCCTGCGTTTTGCCAATTTGTTCAATCTTGGCGGTGTCGCAAAGGTCATAATCCACCCCGGCCGTACCGTTTTCGACTGGTTTGTAGTGGTACTGGTAGGGGTTGCAGGCGGTAAAAAGAAGGCAGGGCAGCAAAAACAGCCAGGAGAGTTTATTCATTGTCGGGCCTTCTGCGATTTTACAGTTAAAGTTCCGAAATGATTACGCTCTTCTGGTTGTCTTTGTCAATATTTCTTCCGATGCTGGTGGGGGAGGTGGGCGCGAAGCCGTAGATTCCGGAAAGGGTATATCCAGGCAGGAGGAGGCGGGCAGGCTAACCTAGTCCGGGCGCAGCATCTCCGCAAGCTTTCCGGCGCACGTCTCCACGCACTCGTCAAGGCCTGCCGCGTCGGTGGAGACGTGGAAATCGCAGGCTTCCAGGTACAGCGGCTCTCGCTCGGCGTACACGTCGGCCAGGCTGCGCCCGTCCGGGCGCACGAAGGCCCGTCCCGTGGCGCCCTGCACGCGGTCCAGGAAGGTGTCCAGCTCGATGCGCAAGTGGATGACCGGCCCAAGCGACTTGAGCCGCTCCACGCACGCCCTGCTGTACACCACGCTGCCGCCCGTGGAGACAACCGTGCGCTTGACCCCAAGCGTGGACACCACGGCTTCCTCCACGGCCAGGAAGCCCTTGAGGCCCCGTTCGTCCATGATGGACTGCAA encodes the following:
- a CDS encoding PDZ domain-containing protein; translation: MNKLSWLFLLPCLLFTACNPYQYHYKPVENGTAGVDYDLCDTAKIEQIGKTQDLQAEMFKKGYMLIGYSAFNIDQAPMFYLENQAKQVKACLALVQKQYTHTENGYIPITDYHQGQQFTLNTTGSATGNSTYYNKNNTQIGSRNSTYGYNSTTTVQTPDYTTTTLMPYQQRMHDFIASFWARMRPSRIGILPSKIPDETKLKLNIEKGVLVRAVRDGSAAETAGFIAGDIIVGYNDGPFVSDDDLASYLKNNMDQTLSFTVRRLDKELKKSLTPAPAGQ
- the thrB gene encoding homoserine kinase, whose protein sequence is MKNQEPRSAATASFAPMGRITDEQCVSLIGIAGAGKSTLGKALAERLGWAHLDTDRLIEATWGQPLQSIMDERGLKGFLAVEEAVVSTLGVKRTVVSTGGSVVYSRACVERLKSLGPVIHLRIELDTFLDRVQGATGRAFVRPDGRSLADVYAEREPLYLEACDFHVSTDAAGLDECVETCAGKLAEMLRPD